Part of the Woronichinia naegeliana WA131 genome, GATCTCACCATTTTCTCCCGTTACGCCCACCTGACCCAAAGCTTTAATAAAGAGGAAACCCGTTTTAGTAGCTAGACCAGGAATCGTAACTTGAACGGTGGCTTCACCAGGGATAACCGCTTCTAAACTGCCATCAGCTTTGACTTGTACCCGATCTTCTCCTTTGATCACACTGTATTGAGGTGTCAGATCAGACGTTTGGGTTTCAGGAATAATTTGACTAAAGGGTTTTCCCTCTGGGGTTTGCAGTTCAACCTTGGCAGTTTCTCCTACCCCTAAACTGTTGCCTCCAGGTAGGAAAGCGGCGATCGGATAGTGAATGCCTTCATCAACGTAGATATTCTGGGATTTGGTAGCATAATTTTGAGGCTCAACCCGTTCGATCTGCTCCTTGGGCAAAATTTGCAAATCGACGGTGTAATTAATATCTGAGAAAGGTGAACCCCGCAACGTTGCAAAAAGAGCGAATAGAATGGGCATTTGTAACAGCAGGGGCAGACAGCCTGCCAGGGGATTCCCAAATTCCTGCATGATCTTAGCCATTTCTTCCTGTTGTTTGGCCGGATCATCCTTATAGCGACGTTGAACTTCCTCTTGTCGCTCTTTCATTAGCGGTTGGGTAATCCGCATTTTTCTCATATTGCGAATCTGGCCCGCACTTAAGGGAAAAAGCCCGAGCCGAATCACTAACGTCAGAGCAATAATTGCAAATCCATAGCTATGAACTATCCTAAAGAAAAAATCTAGGATAGGTAGCATGATATTCGTTGAAATAAATCCAATACCGAAGTCCATTCGTTTAACTCTGAGCCTTTAACGTTGAAAGTTGAAAAGTTTATTTTTCTTTAAATCTATTTATTGATCAGGGAGGAAGTTAGTTACTGGTAATTGCCTCCAGGGAACGGCCAGTCTTAGCCGCCACCCGTTCAGCCATATAATCATAGACTTCTCGAAATTTGGGCATGGCTCGCAGTTCTAAACGGCTTTTGTCATTGAGAACGACGACAATATCTCCCCATAGACCGACTCCCCTGGGAACTTTGATCATTTTACTAATTTCACCATAGACGATATCGGTGCGATCGCGACCCATCCAGCCTCCGGTAACCGAGATTCGTCGATCTGTAATTTTATAGCGCAGCCAAATCGCTCGCACAATGGCACCAACGGTCAAGGGCAGACAGATGACTGTAAACCCCAAGAGGACATTAATAATCAAATCACCGACGTGAGGGCCACCTTCATAAAAGTTAGTTTCTCGAATGCCCATAATTGCTAATTTCAGCCTGGTTAAACAACTGCTCTAATTCTCGCAAAAAATGTTCATATTTGCACATTACCGCATTGGGTAATACCACAATAACAATATTCCAGCCAGGGACAATTTCTGGCAACAAGGCACGGATAGCCGCTCGAATCTGACGCTTAATGCGATTACGAACGACCGCTCTTTTACTGACTTTTTGGCTAACAGCGATCCCAAAACGGCTGGTGAGCAGCGTTTCGTCTTTCCGTACTCTCAGGAGTAGGTGAGTCCCTCGATAACGTTTGCCCTGCTGATAGACAGATTGAAAATCTTTCCAGTGCTTGAGTCGAATAGCTTTCGGTAATCCCACGTTTAATTTAGATTGTTATCCTAAACTGAGGTAATGACCCATCAGAGGTTGGCCACAATCCCTTAAAGACGGAACGAAGATTCCCTAAACCGCTAGTTGATGCCGTCCTTTTTTGCGTCTAGCCTGAATGACTTTTCGGCCATTAACAGTTCGCATCCGTGCTCGAAAGCCAGAGGTTCTTTTTTGTTTGCGATTGGTTCCTTCTAGGGTACGCTTGGTCACGAGTTACTTCCTCCATAAAAGACACAGCTTTTCATCTTAGCATGAATTTTATCTACTTTGGGGAACTTGCTGATTGAGGGAATGAAGATCAACGGTCTGGTCTGATTTAACGATCAATACTGACAATCCAGGTGCCGACATAAAGACGTACCGGAATATCTCCAGAAGCCAGGACATCGCAGACTAAGTAATAGGTTCCGAAATCAGGATTCTTGACATTAGACAGTACAATATCAGCCTTGGTGTTGGGATCAATGGGTTTTTCTAGCGTAATTTCTAAGAAACGGCTTTCCTTGTCCCATACTACTCCCTTGATGGGTACAGTACCGTTCTTGCCCCTGACTTCAATGGAATCCGTGTTAAATTGACCATCGAAATTGGCTGGATAGGAAATATAGAATTTGCTGGCTCCCTGGGAGAGTTTTTTGGCGGGAACGTAGAGTTTATAGCGATCCCATTCCCTGGGACGACCATCATATTGTAGGTT contains:
- the yidC gene encoding membrane protein insertase YidC produces the protein MDFGIGFISTNIMLPILDFFFRIVHSYGFAIIALTLVIRLGLFPLSAGQIRNMRKMRITQPLMKERQEEVQRRYKDDPAKQQEEMAKIMQEFGNPLAGCLPLLLQMPILFALFATLRGSPFSDINYTVDLQILPKEQIERVEPQNYATKSQNIYVDEGIHYPIAAFLPGGNSLGVGETAKVELQTPEGKPFSQIIPETQTSDLTPQYSVIKGEDRVQVKADGSLEAVIPGEATVQVTIPGLATKTGFLFIKALGQVGVTGENGEINWDILGMIIFFGISVYVNQELSGSSGPNPSPQAQQQQSINKITPVIFSAMFLFFPLPAGVLMYILVANLVQTLQTVILMREPLPENLQKLMEQQEKAAQAESRQALPFEKKGKKKEKTS
- a CDS encoding PH domain-containing protein, producing MGIRETNFYEGGPHVGDLIINVLLGFTVICLPLTVGAIVRAIWLRYKITDRRISVTGGWMGRDRTDIVYGEISKMIKVPRGVGLWGDIVVVLNDKSRLELRAMPKFREVYDYMAERVAAKTGRSLEAITSN
- the rnpA gene encoding ribonuclease P protein component — translated: MGLPKAIRLKHWKDFQSVYQQGKRYRGTHLLLRVRKDETLLTSRFGIAVSQKVSKRAVVRNRIKRQIRAAIRALLPEIVPGWNIVIVVLPNAVMCKYEHFLRELEQLFNQAEISNYGHSRN
- the rpmH gene encoding 50S ribosomal protein L34: MTKRTLEGTNRKQKRTSGFRARMRTVNGRKVIQARRKKGRHQLAV
- a CDS encoding DUF2808 domain-containing protein, producing the protein MPLPKLSAKQIFSMFALSGALLVGLPALTLAGGNPGLTIFSGVDRKDILDYNLQYDGRPREWDRYKLYVPAKKLSQGASKFYISYPANFDGQFNTDSIEVRGKNGTVPIKGVVWDKESRFLEITLEKPIDPNTKADIVLSNVKNPDFGTYYLVCDVLASGDIPVRLYVGTWIVSIDR